The Halichoerus grypus chromosome 14, mHalGry1.hap1.1, whole genome shotgun sequence genomic interval GCCGGGGAGGAGAGGGCTCTCTGCGGCAGCTGACCTGtgggggtaaactgaggcacgcAGCAAGGCGCCCCGCAGCCAGGTGTCGAGCGCGGGGCCCCACCTCCGAAGGCGGAGGAGGGGCCGCGGGCGGTGACGCGCCGAGGGCGGCCGGCGGAcagcgggcgggcgggcgggcgggcggcggcggcggcggcggcggcggcggcggcggcaggtgCGGCCgcggagggtgggagggaggagggagggggcgggcggagggggaggggagggcgaggCTGGGGCACCTCCCCCTTTATAACGCGCCCCCTCCCGGGCTCTCGGGCCGCCTCCTCGTCGGCTCTTCCCGTCTCGCCCCCTCGCCCGGCCGCCCCGGGCCCGGGCCCGGCCAGGGAGCCCCCAGGCCGCGGCTCGGGGGCCGacccccccgcccgccgccccgcgcAGCCCGGCGGAGGCGGCGCCGtcggaggaggaggagcagggcacTGCGGCTGGCCCCGGATCGGGAGCCAGAGCGGCAGCGGCTTCGGCAGCAGCGGCGGCCCGGGCCGATGCAGCGGGACGCACCGCCCCGAGCCCCAGCCCCGGCGCCCCGGCTCCCCGCGCCCCCGATCGGGGCCGCCGCCAACAgtggcggcggcggaggcgggggcagcggcggcggcggcggaggcgccTCTGCAGCTCCGGCTCCTCCTGGCCTCCCGGGAACTACAAGTCCCAGGGGGCctggcggcgggcggcgggcggaaGAGGCGGGGTCGGCGCCGCGAGGCCGGAAGTGGCCGTGGAGGCGGAAGTGGCGCGGCCGCGGAGGGGCCTGGAGCACGGCGGCGGGACCCGGAGCGggagcagcggcggcggcggctgggggcggcggcagcggcgcgCTGGAGGCGGCCATGGCAAAGCAGTACGACTCGGTGGAGTGCCCCTTTTGTGATGAGGTGTCCAAATATGAGAAGCTCGCTAAGATCGGCCAAGGCACCTTCGGGTAAGGCTGCGCCCCCGGGGGACCGGGAACCCTGGGCCTGCACGCCTCAGGGCCGACGTCGGAGCGCCCAGGGCCGAGCCCAAGGTGGTCGGGAAGCCCCGGAGTACCAGACGGGTCTCCTGGTCTCGCTAGGCCGCACCGCAGCCCGCCAGGGCCTGACGGAGCCGGCTGGCGGGGAGGAGCCTGAGGCCAgtgatggggggcggggaggggttgCAGAGAGGAGCCTGTGAGGGGATCGGGCTCTCCGAGAGACGCCTGGGTGAGGAGACTGAAGGGAGGAAGTAGAGCCTCGGAGAAGGACCGCAGATAGCGGGTGGCAGGGTAGGGGAGTGCCCTGGGTACCCGGCCCAGCCCCGCCCGGGGAATCCCtttttcctgcccttcctcctctggTGGGGGAAGGGCGGGCCCTGCCGAAACGGCCTGATGAAACCTCTTGGGTCTCCCTCTCGGCCTGCAGGGAGGTATTTAAGGCAAAGCACCGTAAGACCGGCAAAAAGGTGGCTCTGAAGAAAGTGCTGATGGAGAACGAGAAGGAGGGGGTGAGTACGGGCCGGGTGGGCGGGCCTGCCAGCTCCCCTGGGCACGGGGTTGGGTTTCCACCCTACTTGTGCTGGGGCTCTCGCCTCgagaatctgtgtgtgtgtgtggtagtttGGGCATTTCTGTATTCCAGAGAACTTGACTTctgaattgaatttttttattcaaatgttttaGAGCATTTGGTATTTCATTCTTAGGTAAATATGGTTGGGGCCAGGAGGGGGAGCTCATGCTTGCAGAGTGCACCTCGTTTCCTGAAGTTAGGAAGCCTTTAAACAGTGCTTAAACACTGTTTCCTTAGCATTTGTTTTGTGTAAGGTACAAAGAAATTGCACGCGATGGCTTTAAGAGGGTGGCTGGAACTCAGTTGAAAAGGAGCAGTCCCCTTCCGTACCTTGTCTTAGCCCTAGTCCAGCTTCCCAGAGACCTGCTTCTTAGCAAGgactttctttaaataaatgtttttgttaccACCTAGTATAATACAGACATAGAGCTAAAATTTAAAGGTTGAAGAAACTGTGGAGCATTTAGTGACTAGTAGGCGAAGCGTGTGTGTCAAGTCCCACTGTTTTGGTTTATTGTCTCACACCAGCTGCTTGAGGGGCACATACTACTCgtacacccattttacagataaagcgTCTGAGGCAGCTGATTTTAGAGCCCATgaccttactctttttttcccaccTGTGTCCCTTAATATGGACCCCATGGCTTGTTCATTGGTCTGTAGTTCACTCACTCACCTCTGACCCTGCTGTGTTTCTCCTACCCAGTTCCCCATTACAGCCTTGCGGGAAATCAAGATCCTCCAACTTCTAAAACATGAGAATGTGGTCAACTTGATTGAGATTTGTCGAACCAAAGGTATGTGGTCTGGATCTTGCCCCCattttcagatggggaaaatgagactTACAGTCTAAGGCTTTGTTTGCAAAGTTGGAAGTGGACACACCTAAATTGCCTCTTCTTAACCCAGACATACCAACTGTGACTGCTGTCTCGGGTCCCTTCATCGTAGCTGTTGCTGCCCCAGGGCCTGCCACAGCACCCCGCCCAGAGGAGGCACTCAGGAAATAGTTTTCCAGTGAAGGAATGCACAGCCGGACATCCGAGTGTCCACGGGTTGGAGGGGTAGAAGCTGGTTGTGGGAAAATGAGTTGCGCGTGgggttttttactttcttcttctcccccctccccccgttctTCCCATCTCAGCTTCCCCCTATAACCGCTGCAAAGGCAGTATATACCTGGTGTTTGACTTCTGCGAGCATGACCTTGCTGGGCTGCTGAGCAACGTCTTAGTCAAGTTCACACTGTCCGAGATCAAGAAGGTCATGCAGATGTTGCTCAACGGTCTCTACTACATCCACAGAAATAAGGTGGGGGTCAGAGTGGGGAAAGGGACCGAGGCTTGGGTTGGCCTTGGCTCCCACTGCTGGGTGGGTGTGACTGAAGGGTCCCCGGAAACCTGATGGAGCCCTCTCGCGCTTCCTGCAGATCCTGCACAGGGACATGAAGGCAGCTAATGTGCTCATCACTCGCGATGGGGTTCTGAAGCTGGCCGACTTTGGGCTGGCCCGGGCCTTCAGCCTGGCCAAGAACAGCCAGCCCAACCGCTATACCAACCGTGTGGTGACGCTCTGGTACCGGCCCCCGGAGCTGTTGCTCGGTGAGGACTCCCGAGCGGGcggaggggggcaggggctgggcactTACCCAGCCTCAGTCCCCCACTGCCAGGGCTTCTTGAGCCACCGGCCCCGGGGCATTGCGTCTCAGGAGGCTCTCGGGCTCAAGGGGCCCTCCTGGTGCGCTCTTCTTCCCAGGGGAGCGGGACTACGGCCCCCCCATTGACCTGTGGGGTGCTGGGTGCATCATGGCGGAGATGTGGACCCGCAGCCCTATCATGCAGGGCAACACCGAGCAGCACCAGCTTGCCCTCATCAGCCAGCTCTGTGGCTCCATCACCCCTGAGGTGCGTGGCCAGGCTGCCTGGGCCCCTGGTCCCCACAGGATGCAGAGATCCAGAAGTCCTCCTGGcaagggaggagtggggagcGGAGTAGAAGGAAAGCTCTGGAGAGGTGGCTGGTGGACGGACAGGGCCTGCTCTTTAGAGCCACGCGGGCTATGCTTGAGTCTCGCCCCCATCACAGTTCGTGGCCTTGGGGAGGGCATTTGAATCCCTCACCTCGGAGCGGAGTTTCTCTTCTGTGGAACAACCATGCCTATATCAGGCTGGGTGGATGTATTCCAGGTGACTGTATAAAAGGGCCTGGCCCTTGGTGTGTGCCAGATACGTGGTCACTGCTGCTTTTACCTTGGAGAGGTCAAGTTCGCCTTCCAAGGGTGGTCTGGGAGCATCTGAACGGGAAAGTTTTAGTCCCTTCGGGTGCCTAGCCAGGGGACAAGCCACGCACCCCCTGAATTAACACCCATCTTGTCTCCATGCCTCCTGCGCAGGTATGGCCCAATGTGGACAAGTATGAGCTATTTGAGAAGCTGGACCTGGTCAAGGGCCAGAAACGGAAGGTGAAGGACAGGTTGAAGGCCTATGTGCGAGACCCCTACGCGCTGGACCTCATCGACAAGCTGCTGGTGCTGGATCCCGCACAGCGCATCGACAGTGACGACGCCCTCAACCACGACTTCTTCTGGTCAGACCCCATGCCCTCGGATCTCAAGGGCATGCTGTCCACCCACCTGACGTCCATGTTCGAGTATCTGGCGCCGCCGCGCCGGAAGGGCAGCCAGATCACCCAGCAGTCCACCAACCAGAGCCGCAATCCCGCGACCACCAACCAGACGGAGTTCGAGCGCGTCTTCTGAGGGCCAGCTGCCCGTGCTTTTCGTTAGGGTGGttctattctttcttctgctttgtgACTTGGACTGTGGAGATGATGGGGCATCTGAGTTTTCTCTagtgcttattttatttcatccccACCCTGGGGCACTGGGAACACCAGCTGAGCGGACTGGAGGAAAGCTGTGGCTGAAAGGCCAGGAGGGCACTGGGGTGCCTCGCCGTGTTCCCTGGCTTTCCATTTACCTTCAGACAggaatggggtgggaggagaggcacaCCCCACCAGTGACTTTCTAAGAGTTCCCAGCATGATAGGAAGGGACAGGTCCCTCGCCTGTCGCCAGCCCTCCTCTCAGGATGAGAGACTTGCGTGGGGGACAGAACCGGCCCCAGGAGTGGGCCACTCTTGGCCCGACCCTCAGAAGCCCTGGGGCTGGCAAAAACTTGGTTTCTTCAATAGAGAATTTTATCGTGTTTCATTTGTTCAGTTTGGAGACATTCCTGGACACCGTTTGGTCAGTTACAATtaaagttgacttttttttcagtaagcGGCTGCGTGCTGTGTTCTGTGTTCAGACCCCCAGCTCTTCACCCTGTGGCCAGCACAGTGGGCCTAACGATTGGGATTTGATTTGTCAAGTCTTGATTCTTTTCTTCATCCCAGTTCATGTCCCTGGACATAATTGCAGaggacttttgtcttttttttttttttt includes:
- the CDK9 gene encoding cyclin-dependent kinase 9, whose amino-acid sequence is MQRDAPPRAPAPAPRLPAPPIGAAANSGGGGGGGSGGGGGGASAAPAPPGLPGTTSPRGPGGGRRAEEAGSAPRGRKWPWRRKWRGRGGAWSTAAGPGAGAAAAAAGGGGSGALEAAMAKQYDSVECPFCDEVSKYEKLAKIGQGTFGEVFKAKHRKTGKKVALKKVLMENEKEGFPITALREIKILQLLKHENVVNLIEICRTKASPYNRCKGSIYLVFDFCEHDLAGLLSNVLVKFTLSEIKKVMQMLLNGLYYIHRNKILHRDMKAANVLITRDGVLKLADFGLARAFSLAKNSQPNRYTNRVVTLWYRPPELLLGERDYGPPIDLWGAGCIMAEMWTRSPIMQGNTEQHQLALISQLCGSITPEVWPNVDKYELFEKLDLVKGQKRKVKDRLKAYVRDPYALDLIDKLLVLDPAQRIDSDDALNHDFFWSDPMPSDLKGMLSTHLTSMFEYLAPPRRKGSQITQQSTNQSRNPATTNQTEFERVF